The proteins below come from a single Kryptolebias marmoratus isolate JLee-2015 linkage group LG12, ASM164957v2, whole genome shotgun sequence genomic window:
- the LOC108249448 gene encoding tryptase-2 isoform X1 — MAGCKLLTVLVLLHNTGVMFAGFLGADLRSSIIGGSDAVKGRWPWMVHLNISTDDGQEKWRCGGTILNNYWVLTAGRCWDDRLISRWNRVGVWIGAHELQRPSERYMKVETVMRHTEYQTQSNGYINDIALVKVKKEIKFSKLVAPVSLPSADDTFDSSSECWMTGWGQVGKNRPLPDPEILQQVQIQILPQSDCKATYSDMKDTMVCAGDRAGGKDACNGDYGDPLVCRTASGFVQVGIMSFGSPDGCGNPGRPSVYTRVSKYLKFINAYIHQGEGAEI, encoded by the exons ATGGCTGGCTGCAAACTGCTCACTGTGCTCGTTCTGCTCCACAACACTGGAG TGATGTTTGCAGGTTTCCTAGGAGCAGAtttgaggagctccatcattgGTGGGAGTGACGCTGTGAAGGGCCGGTGGCCGTGGATGGTGCACCTGAACATCAGCACAGACGATGGCCAGGAGAAGTGGCGCTGCGGAGGCACCATCCTGAATAATTACTGGGTGCTCACTGCTGGACGCTGCTGGGATGA CCGGTTGATCTCCCGTTGGAATCGAGTTGGTGTGTGGATTGGCGCCCATGAGCTGCAGAGGCCATCAGAGCGTTACATGAAGGTGGAAACTGTGATGCGTCACACAGAGTACCAAACTCAGAGCAACGGTTACATCAATGACATCGCTCTGGTTAAGGTGAAAAAAGAGATTAAGTTCTCCAAACTGGTGGCCCCGGTGAGCCTGCCCAGTGCTGATGACACCTTTGACTCCTCATCTGAGTGTTGGATGACAGGCTGGGGCCAGGTTGGAAAAAATC GCCCACTGCCAGATCCTGAGATTCTTCAGCAGGTGCAGATTCAAATCTTACCTCAGAGTGACTGCAAAGCCACAtattctgacatgaaagataCCATGGTGTGCGCTGGAGACCGTGCTGGAGGGAAGGATGCCTGCAAC GGGGATTATGGGGATCCATTGGTGTGTCGTACAGCCAGTGGCTTTGTGCAGGTGGGTATCATGAGTTTTGGGAGTCCTGATGGTTGTGGTAACCCAGGCCGCCCTAGCGTCTACACCCGTGTGTCCAAATACCTGAAATTCATCAACGCCTACATCCACCAAGGCGAGGGAGCTGAGATCTGA
- the LOC108249448 gene encoding tryptase-2 isoform X2: MAGCKLLTVLVLLHNTGGFLGADLRSSIIGGSDAVKGRWPWMVHLNISTDDGQEKWRCGGTILNNYWVLTAGRCWDDRLISRWNRVGVWIGAHELQRPSERYMKVETVMRHTEYQTQSNGYINDIALVKVKKEIKFSKLVAPVSLPSADDTFDSSSECWMTGWGQVGKNRPLPDPEILQQVQIQILPQSDCKATYSDMKDTMVCAGDRAGGKDACNGDYGDPLVCRTASGFVQVGIMSFGSPDGCGNPGRPSVYTRVSKYLKFINAYIHQGEGAEI; encoded by the exons ATGGCTGGCTGCAAACTGCTCACTGTGCTCGTTCTGCTCCACAACACTGGAG GTTTCCTAGGAGCAGAtttgaggagctccatcattgGTGGGAGTGACGCTGTGAAGGGCCGGTGGCCGTGGATGGTGCACCTGAACATCAGCACAGACGATGGCCAGGAGAAGTGGCGCTGCGGAGGCACCATCCTGAATAATTACTGGGTGCTCACTGCTGGACGCTGCTGGGATGA CCGGTTGATCTCCCGTTGGAATCGAGTTGGTGTGTGGATTGGCGCCCATGAGCTGCAGAGGCCATCAGAGCGTTACATGAAGGTGGAAACTGTGATGCGTCACACAGAGTACCAAACTCAGAGCAACGGTTACATCAATGACATCGCTCTGGTTAAGGTGAAAAAAGAGATTAAGTTCTCCAAACTGGTGGCCCCGGTGAGCCTGCCCAGTGCTGATGACACCTTTGACTCCTCATCTGAGTGTTGGATGACAGGCTGGGGCCAGGTTGGAAAAAATC GCCCACTGCCAGATCCTGAGATTCTTCAGCAGGTGCAGATTCAAATCTTACCTCAGAGTGACTGCAAAGCCACAtattctgacatgaaagataCCATGGTGTGCGCTGGAGACCGTGCTGGAGGGAAGGATGCCTGCAAC GGGGATTATGGGGATCCATTGGTGTGTCGTACAGCCAGTGGCTTTGTGCAGGTGGGTATCATGAGTTTTGGGAGTCCTGATGGTTGTGGTAACCCAGGCCGCCCTAGCGTCTACACCCGTGTGTCCAAATACCTGAAATTCATCAACGCCTACATCCACCAAGGCGAGGGAGCTGAGATCTGA